Within the Methanobacterium sp. BRmetb2 genome, the region CTAATTTTGTGCTGAATTTTAGATCATTTTCAATGCAAGCTTTTCTAATTAGTTTAATGGACTCATAAAACCATTTTTTCTCAAATTTTTTATACACCTCTGCATCTTCATTCAATTTTACATGTTTTTTCCATGCTATATAAATAATTAAAGGATCAAAAGTATCTTCAAATTCTTTATATCCTAATTCACGTTTATTTTCTTTAGGAATATTCAAGTTTCTGTTGAACTCTTTTAATTTTCTATTTCCATCATTATCTAAAAGAAGGTAAATATAACTCTCTTCAAAAAACTCAAAATCCCTAAAAACTCTTGCTAATTTGGAAGCATCATCAATACCGTTTCCTCGGATGATTTTTACTAAAATATTTTGTAATTTGAATCCATAAATCTTTTCAAAAACCATTGGAATAAATTTTTCTTCAGTGTGACCTTCAACTATTAGTATTTTCTTAGAAAAAAATAAATTAGTGTTGTTAATTCCTAAAGATTTTAATGTTGATATAATATCTTCATCTGTATCAACAGCATTAAGCTCCGTCTGATAATCATTAAGAGTTAAAAGGCGGATATTCTTTGGTGAAAATGAATTTAAAATAAATGGAGAGTGTGAAGTGACAATCACCTGTTTTTTCTTTCTAACAAAACCCCATAATATATTTAATAAATCTAATTGGGCTTTAACATGTAAATGAGTATCTGGTTCATCAAAAATGTATGAATGTAATTGTTCCTCGTCAATTTCTTTTCTGATTTCTAATAAAGCCATTGTAATTCTTCTTTTTGTTCCATCTCCCTTTTTTTCAATGGGTATTATTTCAGTTCCTTCCAATAACTGTACTTTAACACCTATATTCAGCTTTTGAGTTAGTTGTGGAATGATTTTGATTTCTGTAATATTTGGCAAATATGTTTTCAATTTTTCAATTGATCCTTGATCTACAATTTGTCTTTCTAAATCAGATGTTGAATTATATAAATGTTTATTTATAATCTCCTCAACTGTTTCTCCATTAACATCTCTTTTCCAAATATCTTGTCTTATTTGATTAAAATAAAGTTCATCTATATGATCATCTAAATTCTGAAAATGTTTACCATCTAAAAAAAACAAATTATAATCATTAGGAATTCTGGATATAGAAGATGTATAGCTGTTCGATTCTAATTCTGTTATTTTTTCATTTATTTTATTTGTTAGACTATCAATTCTTCGCATATTGCCTTTATTAATCCCCAAATGATCCATTAATTCATACAATCTTCTTCTTTGATCCTCTTCATTTAGCTCTTTAAAAGTATTAGAATCTAACTCTTCTTTTATGTTATTTATAGTTTCTTTAGAAAGTTTAACGCAATTATTTTCTAAAAGTAAACCATTTTCTTCATATTTTACCTGTTTAATGTAAGATCTGTCTTTAATTTTTACTTCAATGACTGCTTCCTTTTCGCCATAAGAAATATCATCTTCTTCAAATTTTTGTTTATTAAAAATAATTTTCAATGACTCAAGTATGGAAGTTTTACCACAATCATTTTCACCTACTATAATTGTTATATCCTCTTCAAAATTCATTTTGAAATTCTTTAGAGAACGAAAATTTTTTACATGAATCCATTCTATCATTTGGACATCCCTAAAAATTAATTATTTTAATAAACTAGTAAATATTTAATGGATATCAATATATAGTTTAGGATTATAAATGATAATATTTTTATACAAAAAGATTTATGACGTAAATATTCATATATCACAAAGTTTTATTGGAACTATGTATAATAAGTGCAAAGGGTTTATTATGATCAAATTCATTATAAAAAAAACTGGGTTTAAAAATAATAAACGAAAAAAGTTATTAAAAGATTATAAAAGACTGTTTTTATGTGAGAATACTTAAATATTTACAATTCCTGCCAATTCTATTTCAACTGTAGCAAATTCCATTTTATATTAGTTTACATCTCAAAGACATTTACAAAAGAAGTTATTCCCTAAGATTTTATACATATTTTATAAAAAAATCTGCTTGTTTACAACTAATATCATATATCTAGTAAGTAATATAAACTTATTAAGGAGGTAAGATTCCATGATGATGGTATCCATAATTATTAGAAGATTGAAAGAAGGAAAAACCTATGAAGACTTCCGAAAAGCATGGTACCACACAACAGGCTTTGGAATAGATTCAAATTTTCCCAACCGATTTTGAACCACCACTGGGACGTCTTTATACAGTAATAAATGCATTCGACCCCCGGGAGATAATAGTCATTGGTTTTGGCCCGGAAATATCCCAGGAAAATCTAAAAGCTACTTTAAACATTGATGTGAAAGAAAGATTAGATAATCCATTAGATGAAGTCATTGAACCAGAAATAGGCCGTTCATTTGGTTTATTGGTCTCAGAAGATGATTTTTCGCCTAAAGGAGAACTGGAATATGAAGATCCATCCGTAAGTGGAGAAAAAACAAATATGGCCGAAATCGAAGGATTAATAAACCTGGTTAAAAAAGAGATAGAATTGGCCTCAGCCAAAAGGGACTCATTAAAAAAAGACCAATAATTAGACACAATTTTGTGTAAGAGATAATCAAATACACTGCCATTGTAGTCTATACTGTCTGAACTGCATTCCCTGCATTGAAAATATTTAATTCGTTTATGTTATCATTGTATAAATATTTCATTTATATTTAATCCAATTACGCCCAACACTATTATTAATAAAAAAATAATTTTTGAAAGATTGTAAGGTTCCTTAAAAAATATTATTCCAATAATCGATATCCCAAAAATACCAAGCCCTGCCCATATTGCATAGGCAAAACTTATATCAAATTTTTTTAAAGCAAATATAAATACAGTTAATCCAATTATCCAAAAAACAAATGTGAATATTGATGGATATAAATTTGTAAATCCATCAGATAGTTTCATACATGTTGAGCCCAGTAGTTCAGCGAGAACACCAATTAATAATAGTAACCACTTCATTTTATTTACTCCATTCTACTCTATTTAATATTGTTATTCTATTTATTCATCTATATCTTCTATATATCTAACGTGTTTTTCGTATTTTTCTTGCCACGCTGGAGTTGTAATACATATCTGCTCTAATTTACCCTTAAAATAAAACTTCTTGCCTGGCGGGACAATTACCACATCTTTTTCTTTAACTTCATATTCTTTATCTTCAATTATCCATTTCCCTTTACCCTTCAAAATATAATAAATAAATGCACTTTTCGTGTGGTAAAATTCTTCTAAGTGTCCTTTGTCAGTTTCTTGATAAACTACAGCTGCTGGGGGACATTCTTCTTTTGTGTTGTAGATACTCATTTTAACGCCATGTTTTTCTATAACTTTGTTATCTTCAAATTTAAAAATCATAAATATAACATCCTACAGTAACCACTGCTTTTTTTAAATATTTTTCATATGTTTTATATACTAATTCCTTCTTTATGTGATCATTTTATATGATAAAGTGTAGTTAAAGCTGGGATGAATTTTTTAGCTGAGAATTTATTGGAAAAGATTATATATTTGATATTAAATATGAATTTCATGGAAAATAACACCGTCCAGAAGTATGTGCTCATCATCTGTGCTCTTTCTAGTTTTGTAATCACAGTTACCACCTCCAGTGTTAATGTAGCCCTTTCTACTATTGGTAGAGATCTCATTGTATCTACTTCTTTTCTCACCTGGCTGCAGAATATATATCTCTTAATAGGGGCCAGTTGTATGATTCCCTTCGGCAGATTGGGAGAGATACATGGTAAAAAGAAGGTTATGTATTATGGGATCATTATATTTACCATAGGATCCTTTTTGTGCGCAGTTTCAACTTCTGGAGATATGTTAATGGTGTTTCGGGCACTGCAAGCCGTGGGAAGTGCCATGATTTTTGCTAATATATTCTCTCTCATCACTTCAGTGGCTACTCCTGGTGAAGGTGGAAAAATCCTTGGAATAGCAGTGGCCATCCCTTACATCGGCTTATCTCTGGGGCCAGTTTTAGGAGGTATGCTCACCCATTATTTGGGATGGAGGAGCATATTCCTTTTCAACGTACCTTTTGGTTTAGCAACAACATTCTTCCTTTTGAAATTGAAAGGCGAATGGTGTGAAGCAGTTGGGGAGAAATTTGACTATATCAGCTCTATAGTAATGGCATTATCTCTCACAGCCATTATTTATGGTCTTTCCACCATCACATCAGCCATAGCACCCTACCTTATTTTAGGAGGGGTCATTGGAATAATTTTATTCTTCTATTTGCAGGGTAAACTGAAAACACCTCTTATTGCACCGGAAATTATTCGTGACCGTATATTCCTTGTGAATAACACCACCTCCCTAATAAATTATGGGCCAGGGATATTCGTTGGATTCCTGTTAAGTTTATATTTCCAAGATATCCGGTTGCTTTCTGCACAGCAGGCCGGTCTTCTATTGGCAGTGCAAAGTGTATTTGTGGCTATATTTTCCTTCATTTCAGGTAGGTTATCTGCTAAAATAAGACCCCGGTTTATTGCTGCAACGGGAATATTCATAACATCCTTTGCTCTGGCGCTTTTTGTTTTCGTGAATGAATATACATCTTATTATTTTATTATAGTAAGTCTTGCTATTCTAGGTTGTGGTTACGGTCTTTCAGCCACATCCAGTACTGAAATTTCCATGAAATATTTCGATAAAAAATTTAGGGGCGTTTCCTCTGCCAGTTTAAACACAACACAGTACGTGGGACAGATGTTAGGAATGGGGATTACTGGAGCTGGTATTGCCATATACATGGGCACATCCCAAATAAACCCCCAAAATTTTGCCCTTTTTATTGAAAGCTTTAAATTACCATTTTTAGTATTCTCTGTCCTCTGTTTCATGGCTGCATTTGCTTATTTTATACCCCGAAAATAAAAAGCACTTTAATTTCAGATTTTTATTATCTTTTAGAGAATTTTTACCTAAATCATTAATCACGTGATCTTCTTGAAATTCTTGTACCTAAAGACAAAAATGTATTAAAAACAGGCATAACCACATTATCTGCCAATATTAGTTTGTATTTGAATCCAAAACCTTCAAATTCTTTAGAAACATCTTTTAAAAGTTCAGGTATCTCCAGTTTTTGAGGACATGCCTTTACACATTTTCCACAGTTTATGCACAGTCCTGCGTATGATTTCTGCCCGGATAAAACTCCTCCTAATTGAGCAAGATATATGAATGACTGACCTTCATCGAACATGTACTTGTTGTTATAAATTTCGAAGCACCGGGTAATGTCCACCTTTACTGGACAAGGCATACAGTAGCCGCATCCGGTACAATCAACGACCATGAGATTGTGATAAACTTCTTTTACCTCATCATAAAGCTTTAAATCATCTTCACTTAATGAGTTGGGTAGAACTTCACTGACTACTTTGATATTTTCTTTAACCTGGTCTTCCCCATTCATTCCTGACAAAACACAAGTTACTTCAGGGTGGTTTAAAACCCATCTTAATGCCCAGTCTGCAGGACTATGTTTAACATTGGCTTTATCCCATATTTCAAGTGCTTTATCTGGTACTTTTCCTGAAAGAAGGCCGCCTTTTAATGGTTCCATAACAAATACCGGTATTCCTTTGGAGTAAGCATATTCTACTCCTTCAGTACCTGCCTGGTTATGTTCATCCAGATAATTGTATTGGATTAAGCAAGCATCCCAAGGGTATGAATCTATGAATTCTTTAAATGCTTCAGTATTGTCGTGGGACGAAAATCCTATGTTTTTTATTTTTCCCCTTGAACGGGCATCTTCTAAAAATTCTAAAACACCCAGTTTTTTAAGTCTTGTAAAACTTTCTTTAGTAAGAGTGTGAATCATGTAGTAATCTATATAATCTGTTTGAAGCTTTTCAAGTTGTATTTCCAGATATCTTTCCATGTCTTCATATTTTTTAATGGACCAGGAAGGCATTTTTGTGCAGAGTTTGACTTTTTCTCGGTATCCACCTTTTAGAATTTCTCCTAAAAATGATTCACTTGATCCTCCGTGATAAGGAAATGCTGTGTCAATAAAGTTCACTCCATGGTCAATTGCATAGTATATCTGTTTTTTAGCCTTTTCTTTATCAATTCTACCGTTTTTGGTAGGTAGTCTCATAGCGCCAAATCCCAGTGCCGAGATTTCATCATCATTTTTTATATTCTTCCTGTACTGCATCCCCATACCTCCTCGATTGACTTGTCAGTCGAATTATTGGTTAAAAAAATTTTATTTGGATATACCATCCCAGAACAGTTCAAATGAAAGTTCTATGTTTTCTTTATTCATTTTTTCAGGATATTTTTCAAAATGCATTACTGTATTAAATACATTACCCCAAAAATAGTCCATAAGTAGTTCATCATAAATTTCCTTGATCTCTTGTTCTTTAAATCCTAGTTTGTATACTTCAAGAAGTTGGACAAACTTATCTTCAATTCTACCTTTAGTAAAGGCTGTGATGTAGGGAGAACAATGAAATGTCAATATAAAATTGAATTTATAGGGGTATTCTATACCAAAACACACAAATTTAAGCCATAATGATCTAACGTTTTCCTTAAATGATTTTTCATGGTTGTAATCGTCACCTACCTCTTCCAGGATGCTTTCTTTGCAGTAGGTATAAATTCTATCAATGAGTTCTCCTTTGGTCTTAAAATAGTGGAAAAGCGTGCCTGTAGCTACACCGGCATTTTTTGCAATTTCTGCTGTGGATGTTCCATGAAAACCCCTTTCAACAAAAAGTTTCAGGGCAGTATCCACTATTTTTTGCTCTTTTTCCTTCAATTTTTTACATCCTGAAATGGTATAAATAGAATATATTGACTGATTAGTCAGTTTAGTATTTATAGTTTTCTAAATGTAGTATAAATAAAAAAAGTTGAAAAATGAAAATATTATTAATTAATCTTTAACCAACTTCCTACCTAACTCCCCTGCCTTTTTCATGTCATTTTCCTTGTTTTTAACCTCTCCAGGAACTGGATTTCCCTTTGAAGAGAGCAAATCAACGACAGTGTAACCAAGGAAGTTGAACATATTTCGGGTGTAATCAAAATATTCTTTGAACATGTTTTCAGGGTTTCCCTGTGAAAATATCAATGCCATGTCTTTTTTACCGTATTTTTCCTCAAAACCAGTTCTAAAGAATGCGTAGAGTCTGTCTGTAAATAGTTTTGCCTGGGCAGACATCTGCCACATGTAAACTGGCGATCCTAATATGAAAGCATCTGCTTCTTTTATTTCTTTATAAATGATCTGCATATCATCATCCGTAATACATTGTCCTTCATTACTTTTACAATGTTGGCATGCCTTACACGGCGTTATGTCCATTTTAGCCAAATTAAAAATCTTTGTCTCGGCTCCAGCGTCATTTGCTCCTTTCAAAGCCTCTTTGACAAGAATTTCGCTGTTACTATCCTCTCGGGGACTTGCTGTAAATCCTACTACCTTCATTTTTGAAACCTCCATTATTTGTCAATTAACTGGAATTATGTAAAGAACCATTACCTGATTTTTTCAATTATTTATAATAACATTAAATTAGTTTATTATTTCATATTCCCCAATTTTAACGTCCATAGTATTCCAAACCTTTGCTTTAAATCTAGAACCAACTTCCAAGCCAAGTAATGTAGTTTCTATATTAGAACTCCCCCCTACTCTAAATACGAAATATCCATCCTCAAAGGTTATTCCAGTTGGAACAACAGTGTGAGAAACTGTGTTATTCCTGTGAAAGGTCTCCCTTACAACTCGAATTATTTTAGCCGGTCTTGCAGTATATAAAAAACCCATGGGGACTTCCATACCATTTTCTATTCCTAAAGATGTCCAGTCAAAGTTTGAACCTCCAGTCTCCACAATCCTGTCAATTTTAACTACTGCTGAATCATTGGGTGCGTGGGACAGTTTACTACCTTCCGAATATGCCACAGATTCATCTATGGAAATAGAAACAATTGTGCCTTCAAATATGATATAAGGGGCTAGGGCAATCTCTGGTTGGGTTTCCGAGTTTTTAAAAGTAATAAAGGAAGTAAAAATCACTCCTAAAACTGCCATAATTAAAATTAAAGTAATCCAATATTTTTGTTGCATATAAATCAGCCCCCTATTGTTTAAAACCCTTAAAATTGCCTTTAAACACAAATAATTGGTTTTCATTCTCCATAAGTGCCGCCAGTATTATCTTTGGTTAAAGTACCAATTTTTCAATTAAAAGTACTTTAACCAGACTTTTACACACTGGACGGTGCACAACACCTTTTGGCACAATTAGGAAATCTCCCTCTTCCAAGTCAATAATTTTGTCTTCAAATTCAATTTTCATTTTTCCTTCAATTATATAAAACATTTCATCGGACTGGTCATGGACATGGAAGTCAAGTGTTCGGTTCTCTACTTGAACTATATTTAACATGTGATCATTTAATTTGCCTACACTTAGATATTTAAATAACTCAGAAAAACTGGTGGCAGTAGACTGCAAATTAACCTTTTTCAATTTTTTGTTTATTATCCCCCATCTTTTCACCAATTAAATAACCTAATGTAATGCTGATTTTTCTTCACTTAAAGCAGGTGATTATGTTATCATGATTTTTTTGTTTGAAATGATTTAATCCATGCTCATATCTACTTTAAATTCGGTTTGGATTAAAAAATGAATTAATTATCCATGATACTATTTTTTGATTTAAATTCTATTAAATTTTAACTGATGATCTTGTTATAAAAATATTATATCTCACTTCTGTATATCTCCAATAATGTAACAGATCCCGTGCAGTAAAATAAGTAGCACGATGTAAACTTATTAATTTCATGACTTCGAATCAATATTCTTGGCAGCCTATATGAAACTCTATAATCACATCAGATTGCCGCAGATTATTTGCATTTTTTAGGACTTAATTAAACTTCAGGTTTATACATGAATGATAAAGCAACCAAATTTTTATTAACAAATCTAAAAAAAAGGAATTAAAAAATTAAAAGTTATCTCAAATATAAACATATTTAAAACCGTTATTAACTACATTAACGGCTTAAATTACTTAAAACACATTTAAAACCCGAAAATAAAATAAGGACTGTTATGGAAATAGTCCATAAAAAATAAATCTTGATAAAAAATTCAATTAATTCTCGTTATGGTGAAATACTTTCCACTGTAAATTATGGTCCCTGATAAGGTTAATTGTCTACCCTTTAATGATCGCCCATCAAAATTTCCACCATCTATGGAACCAGAACTTGTACTTGGAGGTGAAAAATTCGATGGTGGAGTGAAATTTGATGGATCAGTAGAATTTGAAGGTGGCCCATTCAAACCATTTACAGAACTTTGATTACCATTGTCCATGGGATTTTGACCAGGGCCTTTGTTTTGAGATGATTGACGTTCAGTATCAAAAAAGGGTATCTCATCAATTGAATTAGGTAAAATTGGTGGGCCGTAAGGAAGTAAAAAACTTCCACTGTAACTTACATCCTTACTGTTACTACCAGGATTATTCAGATTATCTGGCTGGTTGTTATTCTGTTGTAAAGTTGAACTATTGTTCTGTGGCAATCCAGAATTATCATTATCCTGTTTGAATACAGCATTATTATCATTAGGTTGCATTCCAGAAGTTGTCCCATTACCAGTGGTAACCACGTAGATTGTGCTGTTACTGTATTCTTCTTGTAGTTGCTGAATATTGGACGATTCAGACACATTGCCTCCTAAAACATATTCAACCCAGTACTTTATCTGGAAGTCCTGGGCCACTATAACTGTGTTAGAATTATTTTGTGACTGATTTTCTTTTATAGTCAGTAATTCATTGTACTCGTCAAGGGTTATGGTGGGACTCATATTTTCAAAACTCTCGGAAGCTACAAAGAAACTTGAAAAAGCAAAAACTACTGCAATGGAAGTTACTAAAAGAGTAGTATACTTTTTCTTATCAGGATACTTCAAAATAGCAAGATTTTCAAAGAACTTCAGCCCCAGAGGGATAATTAGTGCAATGGGTAAAAATGCCATTAGAATAAATCTGGATTGATATTCGGTGGACATAATGGACAGGACTCCTAATACTACTCCCAAGGTAAGATACATCCATGCCAGCAATGTGTTCCTTTTCATCTTTCCCATATCAGTAATATTTTCCTTGAATCCCCTATATAACATAATAATTGCGGCAGCTATGCCTAATAAGTAGGGTAAACTAAAAAATACACTTCCATTAATGGAACTACCCATTATACCGGCCCCAGTAGCACTATTAGATGTGGAAGTTATGTTGAAAAATGAGACAACTGTGGTGTATTTGGAAAACATCACAGGATAAGTTACAAACAGGACCATGAAACATACCATGATCATCAAACTCATTATTCCCATGACTTTAAGATCTAATTTCGGAGTTTTATGCGTTTTAAATATTTTAAAGAGTATGTTGAATAGGATTAGGGATATAAATAGAATAACTGCCAGAGCTCCTGTATATATATGGGTTAATAGATTAAATCCCAAAAACAGGGCAGCTAAAACTCCATACTTCTTCCAGTTGCTGATATTTTCCAGCCATTTCACTAAAAAGTACATAAAAAATGTGAGAAAAACTACCCCTACCAGGTTTTGCATGAAATTACCTACCATGGCAAAGTAGTTGATGTTGACGGTTATAAGAAAGGCTGCCAGTAGAGCTGGGATCTTGGAACCTACACCCTTTCTATTAATGTAACACTGGGTAAGTAAATATGCTGGAAAGGCCATAAGGGATCCTAAAAATGCCATTCCAATTTTAATACCTAAAAATGAACTTCCAGTCACTACAACAAATGGTGTTAATAAATAATATGCTAAAGGAGGATCATTACTTGCTGGAAAACCATAGTTTAATATGTTACGAACCTGGATATCATAAAAGGCTCCATCTATTCCATAAGAAAGGGAATATCTTGTTAAAAGATAAATATCCAATATAAAGGAGAATAGGAAAATGGCAACTAGGATTAAAAGCCAATACCTGTCCTTTATGACTTTCATAAATGTTTCCTTTCTATACTGATTCACCAATACACCTCGGATAATGTAATTCTAATAATAGGGAGGGGGGTTAGGGTCTAAGATTAAGGAGGCCCGTGTCAGCTATCTACATAATAAATCTTAGACCCATTTTTTAATCAAACGACTGATTAAACATTTTTAAAAAACTCAAGTTTCATATTGGTGGGGTAAATTATTACACTGAAAATGTACAGTGCAATCTCCCGCTTTTTAAAACTTGTTTTTTGGGGTTTATAATCTGTTTGACTTACTTATTTTAGAAAATAACATATAAAAGTAATTTTTCCCATATTAAACCAGTTAACACCCATTTTATCCAATTTATGCCAGATTCGACCCAAATCTTACTTGAGAAAATAAATAATGGTGAATCTAATTTATAACTGTTTAAACTACTAAAACCTTTTAAAATCAAATATAAATATTTTAATTCCTTAATTAAAAAAATGCGCAATATTCATTACCATATCCCCATCTAAATAGAATAATATGCAATAAATAGTTAATAGCCGTGTTTAACATTTTTATATATATTTTTACTTCCAACTAATTTTTAGAAGGGCTAAAAGCGCCACTAATTGACTTACATTAATTAGTAGAAGTGACAATTCATTTCCATTATTATGTATTTGAGGTAGTGGGTGTGGGGGTTGTGGAGGTGCTAAAAAGCCCAATGAAAGCAGATTCTGAACCAGTAAAAACGTGCCAAAAACCAGAAGTCCAATTGTATACTCGGATTTCCACTTTCTATAATTCTTCCAATAAATTGAAAGTAAGACCACTATAATACAAATGTTAGCAAATGCCACAAATAAACCGAATACACCTAAATAATTAAACAATTTAAAACCTCCATGAAACTCTTTTTTAACTTATTTTTGTCTTTTTTCAGATTCTCTCCATATATCAGTGAAATCATCAAAATTTTCTTTCATAATATCTGAAAGCATGTAAACTGTTCCATATTGTCCTTCACCAGATGAAATAACAATTTTGTTCTTAATTAAAACTTTAATATGATGTCTAACAGTTTTGTAATCTAATTTAAGATTATTTGCCAGTTGATTAGCATTATAAGGTCTGGAATTAAGCTCATTGATTATTCTGGCCCGATTTATTCCGCCCCGCGTTCCAGCAACTAACCACCATAGTAAAGCTTCCATGATATCACATAAAATTATACATTATATTAATTTAGATTAAATCCCTGAAAATATACACTAAACTAATTTTTCAGTTAGTGGGTTTATATTTTGTTAGATTTACATAATATCTGATTATCATTAATATAAAAAACTTTATTAAAAACAGGTAATTTTCATGAAATAATTTCTGAAAAATTTGAGTATATATCAGCATTCGTATAATAAAGATATGTTTTATCAACACCATTCAATTAAAAAGTGATAAAATGAACTCTAAATTGATCTAATCTCAAGGATATCCAGTAAAAAAGTAGATATAAATAAATTTGCTGAAAT harbors:
- a CDS encoding TetR family transcriptional regulator; protein product: MKEKEQKIVDTALKLFVERGFHGTSTAEIAKNAGVATGTLFHYFKTKGELIDRIYTYCKESILEEVGDDYNHEKSFKENVRSLWLKFVCFGIEYPYKFNFILTFHCSPYITAFTKGRIEDKFVQLLEVYKLGFKEQEIKEIYDELLMDYFWGNVFNTVMHFEKYPEKMNKENIELSFELFWDGISK
- a CDS encoding NADPH-dependent FMN reductase, translating into MKVVGFTASPREDSNSEILVKEALKGANDAGAETKIFNLAKMDITPCKACQHCKSNEGQCITDDDMQIIYKEIKEADAFILGSPVYMWQMSAQAKLFTDRLYAFFRTGFEEKYGKKDMALIFSQGNPENMFKEYFDYTRNMFNFLGYTVVDLLSSKGNPVPGEVKNKENDMKKAGELGRKLVKD
- a CDS encoding transcriptional regulator, whose protein sequence is MEALLWWLVAGTRGGINRARIINELNSRPYNANQLANNLKLDYKTVRHHIKVLIKNKIVISSGEGQYGTVYMLSDIMKENFDDFTDIWRESEKRQK
- a CDS encoding aldo/keto reductase, which encodes MQYRKNIKNDDEISALGFGAMRLPTKNGRIDKEKAKKQIYYAIDHGVNFIDTAFPYHGGSSESFLGEILKGGYREKVKLCTKMPSWSIKKYEDMERYLEIQLEKLQTDYIDYYMIHTLTKESFTRLKKLGVLEFLEDARSRGKIKNIGFSSHDNTEAFKEFIDSYPWDACLIQYNYLDEHNQAGTEGVEYAYSKGIPVFVMEPLKGGLLSGKVPDKALEIWDKANVKHSPADWALRWVLNHPEVTCVLSGMNGEDQVKENIKVVSEVLPNSLSEDDLKLYDEVKEVYHNLMVVDCTGCGYCMPCPVKVDITRCFEIYNNKYMFDEGQSFIYLAQLGGVLSGQKSYAGLCINCGKCVKACPQKLEIPELLKDVSKEFEGFGFKYKLILADNVVMPVFNTFLSLGTRISRRSRD